Proteins found in one Primulina eburnea isolate SZY01 chromosome 16, ASM2296580v1, whole genome shotgun sequence genomic segment:
- the LOC140817247 gene encoding WRKY transcription factor 55-like, which yields MENCLESMILHGCNLAKILEHNLPNLANQPDILVKSCEEIVSVFRNVRETVLLSVGQMGVQELHGLGIGGGIREHAMASLDARAISGVGTAHIRRVDDVPESGEMKGMPLHDQRRQRQLCLEFMMFGEMSGVGGDIMGGSSGGIGGQTPLDFSSASSSQTHGRRKNEVDKVVKKVAAPQMGNNETPPEDGFKWKKYGQKEILGHAYPRSYYICTQQKLRHCPAKKQVQRLDNEPFVFEVTYRNNHICRVPSASDAAPVLLPPSTTGQSPPLPPFPTSLMATTQFLSTNIFRHLGGVPASSGGVEAGSSGGRGKFNEFQQVADMADAMFNSGISRSNSMDLIFSSLDDHKWDYGRS from the exons ATGGAGAATTGCTTAGAATCAATGATTTTACATGGGTGTAACTTGGCTAAAATTCTTGAACATAACTTGCCAAATCTAGCAAACCAACCAGATATTCTGGTGAAATCATGCGAAGAAATAGTTTCTGTATTCAGAAACGTGAGAGAAACAGTACTGCTTTCTGTGGGGCAAATGGGTGTTCAAGAGCTGCATGGATTAGGGATTGGAGGGGGGATTCGAGAGCATGCAATGGCTTCGCTTGATGCTCGAGCAATCTCAGGAGTTGGAACCGCGCATATTAGACGCGTCGATGACGTGCCGGAGAGCGGTGAAATGAAAGGAATGCCGCTTCATGATCAACGGCGGCAGCGGCAGCTGTGCTTGGAGTTCATGATGTTCGGTGAAATGAGCGGCGTTGGAGGGGATATAATGGGTGGTTCGAGCGGAGGAATTGGCGGACAGACTCCACTGGATTTCAGCTCAGCTTCCTCTTCTCAGACACATGGGAGGAG GAAGAATGAAGTTGACAAAGTAGTGAAAAAGGTAGCTGCTCCTCAAATGGGTAACAACGAAACTCCGCCTGAAGATGGTTTTAAATGGAAGAAATACGGTCAAAAAGAAATCTTGGGACACGCGTATCCGAG GAGTTACTACATATGCACACAACAGAAACTACGCCATTGCCCCGCAAAGAAGCAAGTCCAACGACTCGACAACGAGCCCTTTGTATTCGAGGTTACATATCGAAACAACCACATCTGCCGCGTGCCCTCCGCCTCCGACGCAGCGCCGGTTCTGCTCCCACCCTCTACAACCGGACAGTCGCCGCCACTACCACCTTTTCCTACATCACTGATGGCCACGACCCAGTTTCTCTCCACGAATATCTTCCGCCACCTTGGAGGTGTTCCTGCTAGCTCCGGCGGAGTGGAGGCTGGAAGCAGCGGCGGTCGCGGGAAGTTCAACGAGTTTCAGCAGGTGGCGGATATGGCCGATGCGATGTTTAATTCTGGTATCAGCAGAAGCAATAGCATGGATCTTATCTTCTCCTCCCTTGATGATCATAAGTGGGACTACGGAAGAAGCTAG